In Vicugna pacos chromosome 1, VicPac4, whole genome shotgun sequence, a single window of DNA contains:
- the ATP5PO gene encoding ATP synthase subunit O, mitochondrial, translated as MMATPAVSGLSRQVRCFSTSVVRPFAKLVRPPVQIHGIEGRYATALYSAASKQNKLEQVEKELLRVAQILKEPKMAASIMNPYVKRSIKVKSLNDMSAKERFSPLTSNLINLLAENGRLSNTPGVISAFSAMMSVHRGEVPCMVTTASPLDEATLTELKTVLKSFLSKGQVLKLEVKTDPSIMGGMIVRIGEKYVDMSAKTKIQKLSRAMREIS; from the exons ATGATGGCCACCCCAGCAGTATCCGGGCTCTCCCGGCAG gtgCGATGCTTCAGTACATCTGTGGTCAGGCCGTTTGCCAAGCTTGTGAGG CCACCTGTTCAGATACATGGTATCGAAGGTCGCTATGCCACCGCTCTCTATTCTGCTGCATCTAAACAGAATAAACTGGAGCAAGTGGAAAAGGAATTGCTGAGAGTAGCA CAAATCTTGAAGGAACCCAAAATGGCGGCTTCTATTATGAATCCCTATGTAAAGCGTTCCATTAAAGTGAAAAGCCTGAATGACATGTCAGCAAAAGAGAGGTTTTCTCCCCTCACGTCCAATCTGATCA ACTTGCTTGCTGAGAATGGTCGCTTGAGCAACACCCCTGGCGTCATTTCTGCCTTCTCCGCCATGATGAGTGTCCACCGTGGAGAAGTACCTTGCATGGTTACCACTGCATCT CCTTTAGATGAAGCCACTCTTACTGAATTAAAAACGGTCCTGAAGAGCTTCCTAAGTAAAGGCCAAGTCTTGAAATTGGAAGTTAAG ACTGACCCATCAATCATGGGTGGAATGATTGTCCGTATTGGAGAGAAATATGTTGATATGTCTGCAAAAACCAAGATTCAGAAGCTGAGCAGAGCAATGCGGGAGATTTCCTAA